CTCGCGGATGCCGGGGGCCGCGTGCAGGAGCGTATCCCGTACCTTTCGTGGCGCGGGAGCGTGGAGGCCGGTCCGGTGACACGCGCGGTGTTGCGCGATTGCGCCGTCGACTGGCAGACACACGGCAGTCGCCTCGACAGCCTGTTCGGCGAAGTGGGCCTGGATGACAAGGGTGTTCACGCCCGGAACCTGACCGGCAACCTGAACGGCAACCCGGTGAAGGTGAGCGGCAGCCGCGGTTGGGACGAGAGTCTCGACCTGACGGTGTCGGCGCGCGGCGTCGACATCCGCGAGATCGAGGCGCTGATCAGGCAGCGCCTGGGCTTCAAGGCCAAGGGCGATGTCGACGCCACCCTGCGCGGAAGACCCGACTCGCTGGTCTACGAAGGCGTCTTCACCGGTGTGCTCGAGGGATATGACATCTCCGGCATGACCTGCCGCGCCCTCATCGGCAAGAAGGATGTCTGGCTGGAGGACCTGGCAGGCAACGTCAACGGCGCCACGTTCGAGGGGCGGGGCCACTTCGACATCACCGACTCGCGTGCGGTCACCTTCGTGCTCGAAGGCGATGCTTCCGGGATCAACCTGGCCAACGGCCTGATTCCGGGTGAAACAGACCTGCCGCAGACCAGCGGCAACGGCCGCCTTCGCATCGAGCATACCGACAAACCCATGTGGACGCGGGTGACCGGGCTGGTGCAGGACGGGCATATCGAGATCATGCCCTTCGACGCCTGCGAGATCGACGTCGAGGCGACGCCGGCAGGCGTGCAGTTCAACCACGTCGACCTGCGGCACCGCGACCTGCGCGCCATCCTGACGGGGGCGGCCGACAGCCTGAGCGTCTTCGACGGCAACCTGAGTTTCGCCGCCAACGACCTCGGGACCCTGCCGGCGCAGTGGAACTGGCCGGCACTGGGCGGCCATGCCTCCGGTGAGCTGGCCGTGTCGGGGCCGCTGGATGCGCTGGCGTTGGCTGGAACCGTGACGGCCGGCGACGTCGAACTGGGGCCGGCCCGCACCTCCTACCTGATCGCCAACGTGGAGATCGCCGACGCGCTCGGCACGCCGAGTTTCAGCGGCGCCGTGGCCGGCGACAGCCTGCGCATGGGCGGCGTGCCGCTGGGCAACTACCGGGCCTTCGGGTCCGCCGATGCGGCCGGCGCCCGGCTCGACACGTTCCTGTGTGCCTACGGTGACACGGTCGGCCTGCTGAGGCTCCAGGTCGCCTTCTCGGACACCGTCGACCGGTTCCAGGTCGAGGAATTCCGGCTCGACATGGAGGGCACGCGCTGGGCCCTGGACCGGCCGCTCGGCGTCGGCATCGGCGACGGCTACCTGGCGGTGCGCGACCTGTCGCTGTCCTCGGACCAGGGCGCCGTGAGCGGCGGCGGCGTGTACGACCGGCGCCACCTCGTCGCGGGCGCGCTGCAGTTGCGGCGCTTCGACCTGGGACTGCTGAACCCGTTCGTTTCCACGCGCGCGCCGCTGACCGGGCGCCTGACCGCCGACGTGGTCCTCGGCGGGGAACCGGACGCACCGACCGTCAGCCTGTCAGCCGACCTGCTGGAGGCTCCGTTCGCCATCGCCAGGGTCGACTCCATGCATGTCGAGGCCGTCTACGCCCATGGCGCCGTCGACATCAAGGGGCTCGACCTGCGCACGCCGTACGGGCAATTGCGGGCCTCGGGCACCGTAGCGAACCCCGGGGCGCCGGTGAAGGACTACTGGCCGGGCGCGACCATGGACCTGCAGGTCGAGATACCCGACGGCGACTGGTCGTTCATGGACCAGTTCAAGCTGCCTGCCCTCAAGCGGCTGAACGGGCGTTTCGGCGGCGAGATCCGCGTGACCGGCACCACGGACAACCCGGTCGTGGATGGACAGCTGCGCAGCTCCCCGTTCAACATCCACTGGCTGCACCTGGACGAACTGACCGGCACCGTGCATGCCGATCGCAACCAGCTGGCCCTGGGCGACCTGGTGGCCGTGCAGGACGACCTGCGCATGACCGGACGGCTGGAGGTCCCGCTGAAGCTGGACTTCCTCAGCGAGCCGACATCGCCGCTGGACGGGCCGTTCCTGATGGAGATCGACATCCCGCCCGGCTCGAATCTCGCCGCGCTGACGCCGGCAACCAACGCCTTCGTGGCCAGCAACGGAACGGGCGAGGCCCACGTCCGCGTGTCGGGACCGCTGGCGCACCCGTTGTACGAGGGCTCGGCGCACATCCGCGATGCCGGTTTCGTCATCAGGCATCTCGAGGAGGTTTACAGCGAGGCGTCGTGCGACGCCATCTTCAGTGGCGATATCGTGCACTTGAAGGACATCGTCGGGCGTGAGGGGTTGACCGGCAGCTTCGGCGGCGATGGCACCCTCACCTTCCGCGGGCTGGAGATGGAGACGTTCGACGTACGCCTGGACCTGGACCGGTTCCTGGTCGCCTCTATTCCCGACCTGCGGGCGCTGGTCAGCGGGCGGGGCGGCCGCATCACCGGCGTGAAGGTGGGGCCCGACTCGCTGCTCGTGCCGAAGTTCAGCGGCGACCTCGAGGTACTGAAGGCGCGCTACACCGGCACCTTTGCCGAGACGCCCGGCGCCGCCGACCCGCGCCTGGCCACGGTGGCCCCGGACTGGCTGGCCGAACTGCGGCTGCACGCCGCGCCGCGCGTGGGGCACATCGTGAACCGCGAGATGGAATTGGACCTGGGCGGCGACCTCGACCTTCTGCGCACCGAGGAAGGCCTGCACATGCGCGGTTCGCTCGACGTGAACCGCGGCAGCCTGATCGTCTTCAACAACGCCTTCGAGGTTCAGCGCGGCCGTCTTGATTTCAGCCAGGGACTCGGTTTCGACCCGATGCTGGATATTGACGCCCAGACCCGCTATCGCCTGCGCGCATCAAGTGCCGCGAATACCACCATCGAGGTGCTGGGCGTGCACGTGAGCGGCACGCTGGCGGCCCCCGTCGTCGACTTTTCCAGCGAACGGGGCTACTCGCGCGAGGCCATCCAGCGCATGCTCCTGGGCCTGGATCCGGAAGGCGCCGGGCAAGGTGGCGGGGACACTTCGCGGCTGGCGTCCAGTTCCATCACGGCGGGCCTCAACCTCATCGAACGCGAGATCGCCCGCGAATTGGCTGTCTTCGACACGTTCGACATCGACCAGATCCAGCGCGAGAGCGATGCCGCCGGCGCCATGGGATTCGACCCGTTGATCGGTGTCGGCAAGTACATCGGCTCGGACCTGTACCTCAAGTACGCGCAGGGCGTGCGCCAGGATGACCGCGACGTGCTGCTGGAGTACCAGATCAACCAGCACCTGCTCCTGCAGTCGGAACTGCGCCGCCGGATCGACGAGAACCAGGGCGATTCCACGTACAACCTGGACCTGAAATACCGCTTCGAATACTGACGCCGGTCGCCTGCGGCCCACGGTTGCGGCGACGGGCGATCGGTGGCATTGTTCCGCGTTCCCAGCGCAGCCTGGACCAAGTCGCCTGACCCCAAGTCGCCTGACCCCGAGCCGGAGCCGAACCTGCCGTGAACGACATCCTGGCGAAGTTGAACGATGCGCAGCTGGGGGCGGTCACCGCCCCGGACGGCCCGGTCCTCGTGGTGGCCGGCGCCGGTTCCGGCAAGACCCGGGTCCTGACGACCCGCGTGGCCTGGCTCCTGGGCGAGCGCGGCGTGCACCCGGGTGCCGTGCTGGCCTTCACCTTCACCAATCGCGCGGCCCGCGAGATGAAGGAGCGGGTGGCCGGGAGTGTCGGTGAAGGACGGGCGCCCTTCTGGATCGGGACCTTCCACGCGACCGGTTTGCGGATCCTGCGCAGCGACGGGGCTGCCATCGGCGTGCCTTCCGATTTCTCGATCTTCGACACCGACGACAGCAAGCGCCTGATCAAGCAGGTCCTGGACGAACTCAAGATCGACGCCAAGCAGTTCACGCCCAGCGGCGCCCGCTCCATGATCAGTTCCTGGAAGAACGACGACGTGGATCCCGTCGCTGCCGCGGCGCGCGCGACGACCTTCGTCGAGGAGAAGAACGCGGCCATCTATGGCGGCTACGAGAAGGGCCTCGTGCGCTGCAAGGCGCTCGATTTCGATGACCTGATCCTGCGCACGGTTCACCTACTTGAACAGGACGCCGGCGTGCGCCTGAAATACGCCGAGCGGTTCCATCACGTGCTGGTGGACGAGTTCCAGGACACGAACCCGCTGCAGCTGGTGCTGATCAAGGCGCTGCAGAGCGAGCACGGGAACCTGTTCGCCGTGGGCGACGACGACCAGTCGATCTACTCGTGGCGCGGGGCCCGCATCGAGAACATGCTGGCGTTCGACGACTTCTTCCCCGGCGCCGTCACCTGCCGGCTGGAACAGAATTACCGGTCCACCGGTACCATCCTGGATGCGGCCAACGCGGTCATCGCCCACAACCAGCGCCGCAAGGGCAAGAACCTGTGGACGGCAGGCGACCGCGGCGAGCAGCTGGTCGAGGAGGAGTTCCTCGACGGCGAGGACGAGGCCGCGCGCCTGGTGGATATCGTGCGGGCCGAGATCGCGCGCGGGCTGACGCGCGCCGACGTCACCGTCCTCTACCGCACGAATGCGCAGTCGCGGGTGCTCGAGGATGCCCTGCGCCGCGCCCACCTGCCGTACCAGATCGTCGGCTCCCTGCAGTTCTACGAGCGCAAGGAAGTTCGCGATGTCCTGGCCTACCTGAAGTTCATCGCCAACCCGGCCGACGAGATCTCGCTGCAGCGAGTGATCAACGTGCCCAAGCGGCAGCTGGGCGACACCACGGTGGCGCGGTTGCTGGCCCTGGCGAACAACGCCGGGCTGACCTGCGGCGAGGCGGCGGCCGAGCACGGCCTGCTCGAGAGCGAGATGTCGGGCGCCGTCTGTCGCCGGGTGCGCACGTTCTTCGACCAGGCTGCCCGCTGGCGGCGCCTGGCGGCCGAAGCCATGCCCCTGCCCGAGTTGCTGCAGCAGGTGCTGAAGGACATCGCCTACCAGGAACACCTCGAGTCCGATGACCCCGAGAGCGCCGCCCAGCGGGCCGAGAACGTGGCCGAACTGGTCAATGCGGCGGCCGACTTCCACGAGGCATCGGCCGGCGGCAGCCTGGGCCAGTTCCTGGAGCAGACGGCGCTGGTCTCCGACCCGGACACGATCCGCGACGGGGAGGGCCAGGTGCGCCTGATGACGATCCACACGGCCAAGGGCCTGGAGTTCCCGGTCGTGGTGCTGGCCGGTTGCGAGGACGACATCCTGCCGCACATCAACAGTGCCATGGATGAGGCGGGCCTCGAGGAGGAGCGCCGCCTGTTCTATGTGGCGTTGACGCGTGCGGAGAAGCGGATCTACCTGCTGCACGCGATGCGCCGTCGCCGTTTCGGCACGTGGCAGGACGCGCTGCCGTCGCGGTTCCTTCGCGAGGTGCCCGACGCCCTTGTGGAGCGGCGGCGCCTGAACCTCGGCTACGGCGCCGGCGCCGGCGCGGGGATGACGCGCAGCCTGTTCGGCGGTTCCGGTTCGGGCGGGGGCGGCTCGAAGGGCGGCGGGGCCCATTCGCGCGAACCGGTGCGGCCGAGCACCTGGAGCGGCGGCAACAGCCGCAACTGGAACGGCGGCGGCGGTTCGCAGGGTCCCTCGGCCTCGCGCCGCGTGAGCCCTGGCGAGTGGGGCAGCAGCAACCGGCCACGCGGCGGCGCTCGCCCGGCGCCCGGCGCCGAAGGCGGGTCCGACGAGCAGCGGCAGCACAGCTGGGATGACGACGTGCAGCAGCAGGCGCCCTATTTCGAGGGACAGTCGGTCTCGCACGGGATCTTCGGTTCGGGCACCGTCGCGCGCGTCGAGGGTACCGGCGACGACCTCCAGGTGACCGTCGACTTCCCCGACTACGGGCGCAAGCACCTCAATCCGAAGTTCGCGCCGCTGGTGCCGATCGACTGAGCGGCTCCGGCGTGCCGACGCAGCCGCCGGGTCAGGCCCCGGCGGCGTGGCCCCGCCCGCGCACCACGCGCAACCCGATGCCCAGCACCACCAGCAGGCCGCTGAGGGCGACCAGCACGCTCGGCGCTGCCGGCAGGTCCCACCGCACCGAGCCCAGGAGCCCGGCCAGGCAGGCCACGAAGGCGAAGATCCAGCCCACGGCCAGCGAGACGGCGGTGCGTGACGAGGCCATCAGGCCGGCCACCGCGGGGATCACCAGCAACCCGAACACGAGCAGGACGCCGGCGATCTGCACCGATGAGGTGACGACGAAGCCGAAGATCGCGTAGAACAGGAAGTCCCACCAGAACAGCCGACGGCCCCGGCGGCGTGCGCCCTCGGCGTCGCCGGTGATCTCGAAGAACGGCTTGCGCAACAGCCAGTGCGCAACGCCGACCGCGGCGTAGAGCAGCGCCGTCTTCAGCACGTGCCCGGGGGCGATCGTGAACAGGGCGCCCACCAGGGTCTCCTTCAGGTGCTCGGGGCCGGCGGGCGACTTTTCCAGCACCAGGAAAACGGCAGCCTGGGCCGTCGCGAAGACGATGCCGATGAACGCCTCGAGCGGCACGTGCTGACGCTCCTGGCCGCGCAGCCAGGCAAAGCAGGCGGCGCCCACGAACGTCATGCCCAGCGCCAGCCCGTAGGTCAGCACATCGTTGTCGTGATGGTCCAGCACCACGGCCAGCGCCACGCCGAGGGCGGCCATCTGGGCCAGGGCCAGGTCGACGAAGATGACCCCCCGCCGCACGACATGGAAGCCGAGATAGGCATGGATGCCGGCCAGCAGGAAGCAGGCAAGCAGCGCCGTGCGGAAGAAGGGCAGGCCAAGCGCTTCCATTTGCGGTTCCTTTCGGGAACGCGAACCGGGGACCGGGCGCGGGCCCGGCCCCCACTCCAGTCGGTCAGCGGCCGGCGGTGATCGCGGCGACCACCGCATCGAAATGGGCCAGGTAGCTCCCGGCGACCGGTTCAGCACACGACGGCGAGACCCTGGCCGTACGCAGCCCCGTTTCCCGGGAGAGGAACCCGGCCGCCTCATCCGAGAAATAGGGTTCCTGCAGCAGCACGACCGGCCGGCGTTCCCTCACCAGCATGACCAGCTTCTGCAGGTGGCCGCCGGTCGGCGGAATGCCCGGCACCGGCTCGACGGTGGCGGCCACCGTCAGTCCCGTGGCGGCTGCAAAGTACACCCATGACGAATGGTAGGTCACGATCTCTCGCGTGGGCAGTCCGGCGAGTGCCGCATTCGCGGCTTCATGCCGTGCACGGCAACTGTCGCCGAAGGCGGCGGCACGTGCCTGGAAGCCGGCGGCGTGCGCGGGGTCGAGCCTCGTGAACTCGCCGGCGAGCAGGGCCGCCACCAGGGCGCCGTTGCGCGGATCCAGCCAGTAGTGCGGGTTGCCGTCGGGGTGCACGTCGCCGCCGCGTCCATCGACGCGGCCGGCGGGCTTGTCCAGCGCCGTGATGGCGCGCGAGCAATCGATCACGGCCAGCTTCGTGTTGCGCGAGCCGTCGATGATCTGGTCGGCCCACTGGTCGAGCGCCAGTCCCACCTTCAGGTACACCTTGGCCCGCGCGACGCGAACCATGTACGACGGCAGCACCTCGACCCGGTGCACATCGGAGGTGGCGCGCGCAATGGCCGCCACCTCCACGTCTTCGCCGCCGACACTGGCGGCGATCGAGGCAAGGTCGTTGATCGAGGCCACGACCTGGAGGCGACCGGACGCATGCGCGGCGGAAGCCAGGCCGGTGACCAGGAGGAAGGCGGCGAACAACAGCGCCGGCTTCCGGTTCGATGTCGGTTTCATGCCTGCCTCCTAGAACTGGTGCGCCTTGTGCGGGCCCATCGACCAGATGACGCGAAGCGTCACGACATCAATCGCGTCGGGCTCGGGATCGCCGGCCGCCGCCGCCTGCTCGCGCCGCCAGTCCAGGCGCAGCGCCGTGGTCTCTTCCATCACCGCGAAGCCGGCGAACAGGCCCAGCGACCGGTTCCAGCCGTCCTCATCCTCGGCCTGGAAGCGTTCAAACGAGGCGCCGGCGTTCCACCGCTGGTTCCAGTTGTAGTCGGCCATCAGGTACCAGCCCCACGGCGAGATGGCCTCGTCCGTGTAGCGGTCGCCGTCCCAGCCGGCATCCTCGCGCCGCAACTGGAGCGCCTCGCCCTGCAACAGGAGGTATGAGCGCTCGCTGTTCCAGAGCTTGGCCTTGGCGTCGAAGCCGAGCACACGCGTCTTCGTGCCGGCTGCCGCGTTGTTGGTGCCCTCGACGGCCGACAGGCCCAGTTCGAGGCCCGAACGCTCGCCCACCGGGGCAAACGCGCTCAGGCGCCCGAGCATCGCCGGGCGCGCTTCCTCGCTGCGGTCGCCCTCGTCCGAGGCCGTCAACGGGTCGGACTCGAAGCCCGAGTCCTCGCGCTCGAGGCGAAATGAATCGCCCTGCATCCAGTCGGCCGATGCCGTGATGGCCCAGTCGCCCGGCGAAGGCAGGCGCAGCGAGGCCTGCAGCCCGGTTTCGTTCAGGCCCTCCTCGCCCGGCAGGAAGGCTGCCAGCACTCCCGGGCGTTCGGCGAACGGATAGGTGTGGGGGTGCTGGGGATTCAGCTTCCCGAAGCCCGAGCGCCACTGGCCCAGCCGCAGGTTGAGGGTCCCCGGCAGGCCGCGCACGACATCGATGTAGCCTTCCTCCAGGGCCAGGCCCTCGTCGGTGGTGTAGGCCAGGGTCAGGTTGCCGCGCACGAACGGGTTCAGGTAGTCGTCGAGCACGAACTCGGTCTCGCCGATGTCCCACACCGGGCGGTCGTGGTCGGGATCATCCGCGTTGCTCGTGACCGTCAGGCGGGGCTGGGCGATGACCGACAGGTTGGGATTGCCGGTCGCGGCGTGCGCGGCCAGGGGCGC
The bacterium DNA segment above includes these coding regions:
- a CDS encoding translocation/assembly module TamB domain-containing protein, translated to MHWSRPARLPVLTAWAVFLAVLIYLGGRTELYAPQLSNLVGRHLLRLEDSGLRVRDFHVWGLDGVDLYGVSLTVPGSGRGQVLVTADTVQVDYVIKEALADIPRFRRVVVRRPEIFVRADTDSGKSDKEKKSVTAPKLPTLIIDDLLVSLGYLELADAGGRVQERIPYLSWRGSVEAGPVTRAVLRDCAVDWQTHGSRLDSLFGEVGLDDKGVHARNLTGNLNGNPVKVSGSRGWDESLDLTVSARGVDIREIEALIRQRLGFKAKGDVDATLRGRPDSLVYEGVFTGVLEGYDISGMTCRALIGKKDVWLEDLAGNVNGATFEGRGHFDITDSRAVTFVLEGDASGINLANGLIPGETDLPQTSGNGRLRIEHTDKPMWTRVTGLVQDGHIEIMPFDACEIDVEATPAGVQFNHVDLRHRDLRAILTGAADSLSVFDGNLSFAANDLGTLPAQWNWPALGGHASGELAVSGPLDALALAGTVTAGDVELGPARTSYLIANVEIADALGTPSFSGAVAGDSLRMGGVPLGNYRAFGSADAAGARLDTFLCAYGDTVGLLRLQVAFSDTVDRFQVEEFRLDMEGTRWALDRPLGVGIGDGYLAVRDLSLSSDQGAVSGGGVYDRRHLVAGALQLRRFDLGLLNPFVSTRAPLTGRLTADVVLGGEPDAPTVSLSADLLEAPFAIARVDSMHVEAVYAHGAVDIKGLDLRTPYGQLRASGTVANPGAPVKDYWPGATMDLQVEIPDGDWSFMDQFKLPALKRLNGRFGGEIRVTGTTDNPVVDGQLRSSPFNIHWLHLDELTGTVHADRNQLALGDLVAVQDDLRMTGRLEVPLKLDFLSEPTSPLDGPFLMEIDIPPGSNLAALTPATNAFVASNGTGEAHVRVSGPLAHPLYEGSAHIRDAGFVIRHLEEVYSEASCDAIFSGDIVHLKDIVGREGLTGSFGGDGTLTFRGLEMETFDVRLDLDRFLVASIPDLRALVSGRGGRITGVKVGPDSLLVPKFSGDLEVLKARYTGTFAETPGAADPRLATVAPDWLAELRLHAAPRVGHIVNREMELDLGGDLDLLRTEEGLHMRGSLDVNRGSLIVFNNAFEVQRGRLDFSQGLGFDPMLDIDAQTRYRLRASSAANTTIEVLGVHVSGTLAAPVVDFSSERGYSREAIQRMLLGLDPEGAGQGGGDTSRLASSSITAGLNLIEREIARELAVFDTFDIDQIQRESDAAGAMGFDPLIGVGKYIGSDLYLKYAQGVRQDDRDVLLEYQINQHLLLQSELRRRIDENQGDSTYNLDLKYRFEY
- a CDS encoding UvrD-helicase domain-containing protein; the protein is MNDILAKLNDAQLGAVTAPDGPVLVVAGAGSGKTRVLTTRVAWLLGERGVHPGAVLAFTFTNRAAREMKERVAGSVGEGRAPFWIGTFHATGLRILRSDGAAIGVPSDFSIFDTDDSKRLIKQVLDELKIDAKQFTPSGARSMISSWKNDDVDPVAAAARATTFVEEKNAAIYGGYEKGLVRCKALDFDDLILRTVHLLEQDAGVRLKYAERFHHVLVDEFQDTNPLQLVLIKALQSEHGNLFAVGDDDQSIYSWRGARIENMLAFDDFFPGAVTCRLEQNYRSTGTILDAANAVIAHNQRRKGKNLWTAGDRGEQLVEEEFLDGEDEAARLVDIVRAEIARGLTRADVTVLYRTNAQSRVLEDALRRAHLPYQIVGSLQFYERKEVRDVLAYLKFIANPADEISLQRVINVPKRQLGDTTVARLLALANNAGLTCGEAAAEHGLLESEMSGAVCRRVRTFFDQAARWRRLAAEAMPLPELLQQVLKDIAYQEHLESDDPESAAQRAENVAELVNAAADFHEASAGGSLGQFLEQTALVSDPDTIRDGEGQVRLMTIHTAKGLEFPVVVLAGCEDDILPHINSAMDEAGLEEERRLFYVALTRAEKRIYLLHAMRRRRFGTWQDALPSRFLREVPDALVERRRLNLGYGAGAGAGMTRSLFGGSGSGGGGSKGGGAHSREPVRPSTWSGGNSRNWNGGGGSQGPSASRRVSPGEWGSSNRPRGGARPAPGAEGGSDEQRQHSWDDDVQQQAPYFEGQSVSHGIFGSGTVARVEGTGDDLQVTVDFPDYGRKHLNPKFAPLVPID
- a CDS encoding metal ABC transporter permease, which encodes MEALGLPFFRTALLACFLLAGIHAYLGFHVVRRGVIFVDLALAQMAALGVALAVVLDHHDNDVLTYGLALGMTFVGAACFAWLRGQERQHVPLEAFIGIVFATAQAAVFLVLEKSPAGPEHLKETLVGALFTIAPGHVLKTALLYAAVGVAHWLLRKPFFEITGDAEGARRRGRRLFWWDFLFYAIFGFVVTSSVQIAGVLLVFGLLVIPAVAGLMASSRTAVSLAVGWIFAFVACLAGLLGSVRWDLPAAPSVLVALSGLLVVLGIGLRVVRGRGHAAGA
- a CDS encoding metal ABC transporter substrate-binding protein, translated to MKPTSNRKPALLFAAFLLVTGLASAAHASGRLQVVASINDLASIAASVGGEDVEVAAIARATSDVHRVEVLPSYMVRVARAKVYLKVGLALDQWADQIIDGSRNTKLAVIDCSRAITALDKPAGRVDGRGGDVHPDGNPHYWLDPRNGALVAALLAGEFTRLDPAHAAGFQARAAAFGDSCRARHEAANAALAGLPTREIVTYHSSWVYFAAATGLTVAATVEPVPGIPPTGGHLQKLVMLVRERRPVVLLQEPYFSDEAAGFLSRETGLRTARVSPSCAEPVAGSYLAHFDAVVAAITAGR